ACATGAAGGGCACAACACACACAGGTCATGTGAAGACACAGAAAGTGGAATTTAAAGCAAAATCATTTTGTACAGAAATTAATGGCTTTACTTTTGTAATTAACTTTGTCAGTTTACCAGTCATTAAAGTGTTGACTAGCTCAAAAATTAAGTTATTAAACGTAATCAAAAAAAATACCATATAGCAATTCAATTAATTAAGTGTTGTGAACTTCAAGATTTCCGCTTTGGAACTTCTTTGCAATTAATCTCTTGtggtaaaacaaaaaaaaacaaaaattgtTGACCTGGGCATGGCAATGTTGACTGCAATCTGTCTAAATAAAAACAAGTAAGAAAGAGCAAAGTACCTGTCCAATGTTTAGCATGTAAGCACATAGCTGTcaaaatcattttttttatttcaaatTGCACTTGGATGCTATAGCCTGAAGAAAACGTAGTATTTTTGCCCCACTAAACCACTCCAGACGATGTCTCAGCATGGATCCGCTAATGCTCCAAATTACCACTAATTCCTTATATACTACATTACCTTAGTTCTGATGGATGAATGGCTAACCGAAGACATGGTATCTAAGTGAAAAGGGAAACAAGACACTGAGGTATCAGATTCTTCGGAGTACAGTCAGTGTGCACTGAAAGAAAATTGTGAAAAATTCATCTAACTTTTGCCAAGTGAGCTGtgtcaataaaaataaaacaaacagcAAAATTATTATTAAGAAGGTGCAATTCGTAAGTTCGattttctgtttaaaaaaaagtggACTCCAACGCTCCTGGAGAGCACTGCAAGCAACCACCAagaatgaggaggaagagggtgcactacttagcattattttgtatttgttttaggTTGATTGTGGTTGCAGTTCCTCTTGTTGGGACAGATAACTTACAAATTGCACCTTTAACCTCCTATCAATATGACAATTCAATCCCTAATTATGTTTAAAGCTCATCCTTACTTGTTTTTGTGAAGGGACAAGTAGCTAAGGTTTAGTGAGGTGTACATGCATTAGACAAAAATGAATTTGGTTTTAAGATACAAAATAGCACAACTGTGAATAGTTGCCCTTTGTAAAACCACTTAAATGTCACTGTGACATCACTGTAGAACACTTAGCAGCAGGAAAAGAATGTAGGTCATCAAGGCAACAAATCCATGTTCTATATTTCACACAGCAACTCAATGAACAAGCCACCTTATGAAACATTTCTAAACTACTCAAATTTCAACCAGTTGAAGTCCTAGTTCATAATTTAAAAATGTTATCAAAGTTACCATGCCAActgtatttgatttgatatgaattTGAAATCTTGACAACGCTAGGCAAAAATAACCCTCTGGTCTTTGTCTGCGTTTGTATTAATTAGCCTCATAGCCACACAGAGCTATCCAAAGCAGTAGTACTCATCGGAGTCCACTCTGAGTCGCATTGTTGGCTTGCTGAAAGTCTCGTCCTCTATAACAGGTTTATCAGAGAATAGATCAAGGTCCGTCGGAGAAGTGTGTTCCGAAAGGTCTTCGGCTAACTCATCCAACGTATCCAGATAACTGCCCACGGATATCCCGTCCAATCCATCGCTGTGTCCGTCGTGCAGACTGGTGAAGCTGCCGCGTGAAGAGGTGTCATCTTGGCTGTCCAATAGGCTGTACAGGCTGCCTGTCAGGCTGCTTTCACGACTGGCTAGGCCCTCCTTGTCCTCCATCACCCATTTGATGGATTCGATGCCATCGTTGATGGACATTAGCTGCTGCATCAGCTTGACATCGATGGCACGGAGGTGGGCCTGCGTTTGGTGTGAGAAGGAGATACATTTAAGGCCTTTATCGTTATAGATTTGGACTAGAAACTGGACAACTTGAAACCCACATGTATTATAAAgtcacacaataacacacttccaacaagtaggcctacaatattgtttataaaatatatatatatattgctttcCTATTCCATTTTTGTGAAATGCCAACACCAGCATGTCTTTTGGTAATGGTGAAAAGCAAATTGCCCCTGGGGGATAGTAAAGACACCACTCTACTCTTTGGAAATGACATGTAGACAAAGACAAACAGAACAGGATGCCACAGGAAATCCTTCCATCCTTGGCATGTAACAGTAGTGGCCTGTGACTGCATAGAAGGACATTCTCGCCCAGATGCCTATACAGTACCACCATTGATTTACCACCGCAGCATGACAATCCCCATAGAGTCGGGGTGGGGGGAGGTTGTCTATGGTCTCATTCTGAAAGATTCTCCCAGGCTACCAGCGACAAATAGCCAGCCATTTACGCCAATGGATAGTTAGTGGCAGCAGTCAAAAAGCATTACGCCTGATGTCTGATACAATGTTCCCGAACAACTGGCTTTATAAAAAAGAGCCCTTTCTTGGGAGTGGATCGTGACAGGCCCCGTTTAGCTCATAATTCTGCCAGTGTTTGCTTTGCTGATATAACCCATCCTCTATGTGTGCACACATGTTGAGCTGGAGCCTAGTGGAATTTTACAACAGTATTAGCAGTGTCAATTAAAGTTGGTTCGAATGGGGTCTTGAATCACAAGATAGGTTTAGCTAATGTGATTTACTGCTGCTTGCTTTTTAGTTTGTTAGTCATTAAACTGTATCGATTTAGCCACCCTTCAACAATACTTACAAGCGTTACGTTTAAGATATTTTCTGAACTTCGCTTAAAACAAGTTTCATTATTCTGGGCTTTTGTCTAAAATGGGGCTATAGGCAATTTTTTTTCAACAAAATGTTTTATACCTATGTTATAACAATATACATCATTTTAATGCAATATTTGTTGAGGAATACACAAGATTTACATGGGTACAGACAACTGGTTGAGTACCACCATATGAGTCATAAAACCCGGAAAAGGTTCCAATCGTTTTTACCATTCATTTTTTCATGTGGGACTGCTTCATATAAGGTCTGTGTTtagtgtaggcttaccctggagAAAAGCAGCCTGATTGGATTAAAGAATACATTGAGATTGTAAGAGGTGACAACAGCACAAAAGCCTTAGATGGCCCAAATGGGGCATTCACTATAGTAGGGAGGGAACACAGCAGAGTACTcttgttgttttacagtgcaattagaaagtattcagaatctttgactttttccacatttagttatgttacagccttattctaaaattgattaaaatatcacttttctcatcaatctacacacaattccccataatgacaaagcaaaaataggttttaatcaattttagcaaaagaatggatgtcataaggtgaatgcaccaatttgtaagtcgctctggataagagcgtctgctaaatgacttaaatgtaatgtaatgtaaatgaaaactgaaatatcacatttacataagaccctttactcagtactttgttgaagcacctttggcagcgattacagcgttGAGCCTTCTTGGGTAAGACAGGTTTGtgcctatagacaggtgtgtgcctatagacaggtgtgtgctttccTGCCATttagacgcttttatccagacttacagtgtgtgcatacattctatatgggtggtcccggggatcaggCACTATCCtgttacaaacgccatgctctaccaactgagctacagaaggaatcATGTCctatcatttgaatttaccactggtggactccaatcaagttgtagaaacatctcaaggatgatcaatggaaacagaatgcagcACGTGAGCTCAATTTTAAGTCTCAttacaaagggtttgaatacttatgtaaataaggtatttctgttttttaaatatttttaatacatttgccaatatttctaaaaacctgtttacatttgccattatggggtagtgtgtcgattgatgaggaacattttttatttcatgcattttaaataaggctgtaacgtaataaaatgtggaaaaaggggaaggggtctgaatacttttcgattGCATATATATTTCCTGCTGATATGAAAGATATGTTCCTTATGTTTCCAGAACCGTACCGCAAGCGATGCGTCTTAACATTTATAGCAAGTGTCAGGGCTCTTAACAAATCTCCCCCAGCCAGAAGATACTACCGTCAAAAGGTGCTAAAGGTAGTTAGCTTCTATGAATGGGCTAACATGCGATCACAATTATAAGTAATCCATAAATTTATGAGAAGACAAAAGTATAGCCTATGAACACAAGGGCAATAAAGTTGGATTGCCATCAGGCGTCTGGAAGTTATTGCATAACATGCTGAGTTAAGATATCACAGGTCAGTGAACGTTCAATATTGCCTAAAGCAAACAGCTGCAATAACCTTGGACAACAACCAGACTACTGCAGCTAAAAGCTCTTTTGTTAGCTTGGATAAATTCATATACATTAAAACCAGTAGACAGTAAAAGCCCTGACAAATCCACGTATTCCTCTGGAAAACTCACGATGGCGCTTGAAAACCGGTAGTATTTGAATTTGAAGCACGCCATATTGTTGAATGGCAAAAATTTGCAGAGGTGgctgtaactagcaaaggatcatggttGATGTAGTCATTTTCATCCTGCTTAGAGCTgctagataaaaaaataaaaataattagaGCTGCTAGATGCAGCCCCTGTGTGACGTCACCTGTAGTAGTATAATGGATAACTATTTCATTAAATATCTTGATTTGTTGTAAAATAATTCACTGCGAGGATATAACTTGATCATAATAAACTAATTTTAGAGCCCAAAGTGGCCaactattatttatatatttatatatatatattttttcacctttCTAGCGATCCTAATTTACATATTCTTTCTAGGAAGACCAGGGCTTTTTGCACCACTCCGTTGCAACCAataatttatatatacactagatgactatTTGGGAgtgctgtgttgaagccaccatgcctccatcttggcactccctcaccgatgttaaaaatattttggaagctatagaaatgcatttacattctacattttttttgttgcctaATTTGttttattacagacaccttaatgaaTATTATGTGCGCTAAACATAcaattaaaaaatgaaataatataTTTTAATAAATGTCCTTAAAGTATAATTATTTTAAATTACTAATGTTACTCTTTCCACTACACCAACAAAATGCTTAAATACATGTTAATTTAGTCTTTAATTTAAATACTGTTTCATTAATTTCATTTAATTCATTCCTATGAaggactgctcctactggggagtgccaatatggctgaCCAGCGgttcaaagcctctcaatggccaacACATATCATCCgaaatccagggtttatatatgtCATTGGTTGCTATGCAGTAGCCGATTAGCAGAGACTTCACGCTCCAGACCAGACACTGGGGGGCTGGTGTAAATTGCACTTAATGCAATGCATCACTGAATATAAAGAAAGGTTTTGAAAATGCAGTGAACTGACTTGAAAAAGCCTGGTCGAATTGCAACAGTACCTGTTTTGGATGTCTGCTTCGGTAGTCAAAAAACGTTATCAAAGGCTTACTGTATGaagcacaggaggctggtgaggggaggatgtTTCATAATAAATGCTAGAACGGAGCCAATGGGATGGCACATGAAAAatatgtgtttgatgtgtttgaaaccattccactaattccgctccagccattaccaggaGCCAGTCCtcctcaattaaggtgccaccaacctcctgtggtatgaAGCAACTCACTGATCCAAACCGACAGGGACAGACTGAATTAAATATATTTGTAAATATAGACGCATCTTTGGGACAATCACTTACCATTTCCTGTCTCAAAAATAACATCTTGCTCTCCAGTCGTTTCAAATCAGCAGAGTTCGACTGGTTTTTCGGTGTCGCCAATTTTGTATCCTCATGTTTGTCATGATGATTATTTCCTCCTGCAAGGGAACGAATGAGACTTTCAGGAACTTTGCGACCCAACTTTGTCTCGATATCTTTAAAATCGCGTAAGACGTGTTCCCCGTCCATTGTAGAATTACAGTAAGACTAGGCCTAGAAAAcggaaaaaaaaatatatatatgctaCGTTTTTCAAAATGTGCAATAGGAACAACCGAGAGAGCAAATTATAGGGTTCAGTGGCTTGAGGACTCGCGCTGACTTCACGTTCAAAGAAAATAAAAGGTCATAGCCTTGATGGTTTTAAACTTTCGAAAAGCCTTCTTATCCGTATGCGTCTATGAATGTTTTAGGATGGTCTGAGATCCGAGGTTGAAAGCGActtctatatatctatctatctataggcACACAGTTGCAGAGAAAAGTAATTCAAAAACAAAGTTGCCCCATCCGATTATTCTCACCAATTCAAAATATAGTGTGCAATCCACAACAAAATAGATACATATCCCGTTATGATGCCTACTGCAAAGCCACTACACTCCGTGAAAATTGTCGTTTTGGAAGTCCCGTCCGCCGGTGTCAGTTGTGTCCACTGAAACAATAGTCGAACAGCACAGTTGGATAACAGCCACAGAGACACCCATATGGAGCTTATGAACCCAGACAGGTGGGACTTTGAAACCACGCCTGTTTGCTGTAATCGTAAGGCAACTGTCACAGCATATGTTTTGGTTAATTGTGCACAAAATACATCCATATGGTAACCTACAGTAATTTACTAATCATCAGTTCAATTATACAAACGACTAAATTTACATTTTATGCTAGCAAAGTAGGTTACAGTAAGCGGTCTTTCGTGCTGGATGTATTTTAATTCAAACCAATAGGCCTGTAGCCTATTTGCATAGTTGTAGGCTACATCGTTATTAGGCTACAGTTTTATTATACCAGCATAATAAAATCAATACCTTTTAAAAGCTATATTTTAAAAGCAAACTAATTAACCTAAGCTTGATCTAAGAAAAAAGTATTAAAAtgtctgcactcactactgtaagtcactctgcaTAACAGCGTCTGCTAACTGACTAAAATGTTAATGTGAAATCTAATTAATGATCATATATATGTATTCAAAGCAACACATTTGGCCTTGATTGACACTGTCCTCTCCCTCACTACTCTGTTCAAGTTGTATTCAACTTCACTTCTACCACCTTGTGGCAATTCATGGAAATGTACATTTACTTACACCAGAGTGTGAAACGAGGCTATTCAACTTCTTAGATATGACCCTGTTGTTTTTCTATTCTTTAAATTATATTTAAGGAGAGTGCTTATGTATGAATTATGAGATTACACTCCACATGTGTTGCAGAAATTATAATAATACAAGAAAAATTCTTAATATTTTCTTTTCTTTAATCAACTCATATTTTCAATGGAATTAAAAAGGTTCCATTTTGAACCAAAATgattcaaataaaatgaaatatgTTTACACATTTACAGAAAATCATTGTTATCCTCAGAATATATAGTTATACAGGTCAAAGCATTCCGTAATAGTAACAGTAGAATGAGTGTCAGGGTCGATTAGATTCCATATTATGAGTAATACAGTCAATTAGATTCTATTTTATGGACTACAGCAGTTGTGGTCAAACTTGGCCATGAGAGGATGGGCCGctgtctgcaggtttttgttcCCGACCAGCATTAACGCACCTAATTCTACCCACACTGCCACCCTCCATTGCCAACATTTGACCACTCCCGGAATATAGTTTGTGACGCATATTATACGGCATTTGAAATGATAAAAACATGAATTTGTAATCTAATTACATAACTGCAAACATGTGACACTCAGCTAAGCCTGAATCAAGTTCATTAGTCAATAAACAAAAGAAAACGGACCGAATACACATTTTCTGTTGTGCCCTAATGAGCTTGACCCTGTAGTTTCACATTCAGCTCAGACCACGGATTGGCTTTTGTCGTCGTCATAGCGTTGGTACTGTTCACCCAGCAGGGGCTGGCGGCCGTCCAGTTTGCTGTAGGAGCGGGCGCGCACAACACATGTGGTGGCAGCAAAGATTACAGCCACGATGACCAGGGCCGCCACCATGGCAATGGTGATGATCTCGGTCAAAGTGAAAGGAGCAGCTATAGTGAGGAGACAAGATTTATAACAGTTACATTTGTAATTGTATGGAATGTGACACTAGCAAAgtgtcacacacagacagacagatggactctAACcgtggtaaaaaaaaatatatatataaaaaataaatgtaccagtcaaaattttggacacacctactcattcaagggtttttctttatttgtactattttctacattgtagaataatagtgaagacatcaaaactatgaaataacacatggaatcatgtagtaaccaaaaagtgttaatcaaatctaaatatattttagattttagattcttcaaagtagccaccttttgccttgatgacagctttagacattcttggcattctctcaatcagcttcacctagaatgcttttccaacagttttgaaagagttcccacatatgctgagcacttgttggctgcttttccttcactctgcggtccaactcatcccaaaccatctcaattgagttgaggtcgggtgattgtgctggccaggtcatctgatgcagcactccatcactctccttcttgatcaaaaagcccttacatagcctgggggtgtgttgggtcattgtcctgttgaaaaacaaacaactgtcccactaagcacaaaccagatgggatggtgtgtcgtgtagaatgctgtggtagccatgctggttaagtgtgccttgaattctaaataaatcagtgtcaccagcaaagcacccccacaccatcacacctcttccttcaagttgggaaccacacatgcagagatcatccgtacacctaatctgcgtctcacaaatacacggcggttggaaccaaaaatatcccATTTGGACCAAAGGATAGATTTCTACCGctataatgtccattgctcacttttcttggcccaagcaagtctcttcttcctatcggtgtcctttagtagtggtttattttcagcaattcaccctgaaggcctgattcacatagtctcctctgaaaagttgatgttgagatgtgtctgtttcttgaactctgtgaagcatgtatttgggctgcaatttctgaggctggtaactctaatgaacttatcctctgcagcagaggtaactctgggtcttcctttcctgtggcagtcatcatgagagccagtttcatcatggcgcttgatggtttttgcggctgcacttgaagaaactttcaaagttcttgaaatgtccgcattgattgaccttcatgtcttaaagtaatgatgacctgtcgtttctctttgcttatttgagctgttcttgccataatatgaacttagtattttaccaaataggactatcttctgtataccacccctaccttgcaacacaactgattggctcaaacgcattaacaaaaaaattgtcatcaaggcaaagggtggctacttttaagaatagcaaatataaaatattgtttaacagttttttttggttactacatgattccatatgtgttgtttgaTACTTTTGATgttttctacaatgtaggaaatagtacaaataaagaaaaatcctggaatggtGGACCATCCTggaggtgtccaaacttttgtctaGTACTGTTTAACACGTGGACCACATTGTTATATACATAGTAGATAAGACAAATATCCATAATGAATTTATATTGACAATACACATCT
The window above is part of the Oncorhynchus gorbuscha isolate QuinsamMale2020 ecotype Even-year linkage group LG21, OgorEven_v1.0, whole genome shotgun sequence genome. Proteins encoded here:
- the LOC124008798 gene encoding leucine rich adaptor protein 1-like, with the translated sequence MDGEHVLRDFKDIETKLGRKVPESLIRSLAGGNNHHDKHEDTKLATPKNQSNSADLKRLESKMLFLRQEMAHLRAIDVKLMQQLMSINDGIESIKWVMEDKEGLASRESSLTGSLYSLLDSQDDTSSRGSFTSLHDGHSDGLDGISVGSYLDTLDELAEDLSEHTSPTDLDLFSDKPVIEDETFSKPTMRLRVDSDEYYCFG